In one Bosea sp. RAC05 genomic region, the following are encoded:
- a CDS encoding ABC transporter ATP-binding protein, which translates to MARLTVEKAWVELPISLSRSHKGGVSRTGGEIDIARGVVTALRDISFELREGDRLGLMGHNGAGKTTMLRLLAGAYPPTRGRITTVGSISTLFNSTPGINVDGTGRENILTCGLHLGLGRRQIAAKMDEIIDFAELGDFIDLPVRIYSAGMMTRLGFSIVTAVEPEILLLDEGLATGDAQFAQKAAQKMQELIAKSSILVIASHSEALLAEMCTRCIMLEHGRIISDGPAQNVVESYRAAVIASASADNAEGLNRAYVLATDMAKRGEKPPLALEEQGLRYALQVSPDDMQMWQRYVAVLVAQDKPVPADVEVRMLMTVLQGDPSRDDLIDRIRLILGTEPTDLSDELRLRASAVLDKAGTADATPR; encoded by the coding sequence ATGGCCCGTTTGACGGTCGAAAAAGCATGGGTCGAGCTGCCCATCTCCCTTTCGCGCAGCCACAAGGGCGGCGTGTCGCGCACCGGTGGCGAGATCGACATCGCGCGGGGCGTGGTGACCGCGTTGCGCGACATCTCCTTCGAGCTGCGTGAAGGCGACCGGCTCGGTTTGATGGGGCATAACGGCGCCGGCAAGACCACGATGTTGCGTCTGCTGGCCGGGGCCTACCCACCTACGCGCGGACGGATCACCACGGTGGGAAGCATTTCCACGCTGTTCAACTCGACGCCCGGAATCAATGTCGACGGGACCGGACGCGAAAACATCCTGACCTGCGGGCTCCATCTCGGCTTGGGCCGGCGGCAGATCGCCGCCAAGATGGACGAGATCATCGATTTTGCCGAGCTCGGCGACTTTATCGATCTGCCGGTGCGGATCTATTCGGCGGGCATGATGACCCGGCTGGGCTTCTCGATCGTTACCGCGGTCGAGCCCGAGATTCTGCTGCTGGACGAGGGACTGGCGACGGGCGATGCCCAGTTTGCCCAGAAAGCCGCACAGAAGATGCAGGAATTGATCGCCAAGTCCTCGATCCTGGTGATTGCCTCGCATTCAGAGGCGCTGCTTGCCGAGATGTGCACGCGCTGCATCATGCTTGAGCACGGCCGCATCATCTCAGACGGCCCCGCCCAGAACGTGGTGGAGTCCTATCGCGCGGCAGTGATCGCGTCGGCGAGCGCCGACAATGCCGAGGGGCTGAACCGCGCCTACGTACTGGCGACCGACATGGCCAAGCGCGGAGAGAAGCCGCCGCTCGCCCTAGAGGAGCAGGGGCTGCGTTACGCGCTCCAGGTCTCGCCCGACGACATGCAGATGTGGCAGCGCTATGTCGCGGTTCTGGTGGCCCAGGACAAGCCCGTCCCGGCCGATGTCGAGGTGCGGATGCTGATGACTGTCCTACAAGGCGACCCGTCCCGCGACGACCTGATCGACCGGATCCGGCTGATCCTTGGCACGGAGCCCACCGATCTCAGCGACGAACTGCGCCTGCGCGCATCCGCTGTCCTCGACAAGGCCGGGACCGCGGATGCAACGCCGCGCTGA
- a CDS encoding ABC transporter permease: MTDTADRPARKPVISPTPGGPLAVTAQDFAETLRLAPVWLHAGWIDVVWRFRRTRLGPFWHTLGLAAFVLTMGVVWSTILNQDPREYFRFVGTSIITWSLIASLITDGTAIIIAGQATALSMRFPYLAFAFAHVWRALLLFGHHFVLYVLIMVGTLHSPGWTALLAIPALLLVIANGIWMSLLVGMLCLRRRDLGPAISSAMQILMFVTPVFWPKTMLGPNLAFAADYNPFYHLVRIVRDPLLGIAPDLVSWVWVIGTLVVGSAVTVWAYGRYRDRLAYWY, encoded by the coding sequence ATGACCGATACAGCCGATCGCCCCGCCCGGAAGCCCGTCATCTCGCCGACGCCCGGCGGGCCTCTCGCCGTCACCGCGCAGGACTTCGCCGAGACGTTGCGTCTGGCGCCCGTCTGGCTGCATGCCGGCTGGATCGACGTGGTCTGGCGCTTCCGGCGGACACGGCTAGGCCCGTTCTGGCATACGCTGGGCCTCGCCGCCTTCGTCCTCACGATGGGCGTGGTCTGGAGCACGATTCTCAATCAGGATCCCCGGGAATACTTCCGCTTCGTCGGCACCAGCATCATCACCTGGAGCCTGATCGCCTCTCTGATCACCGATGGTACGGCGATCATCATCGCCGGGCAGGCGACGGCGCTATCGATGCGGTTTCCGTATCTCGCCTTCGCCTTCGCCCATGTCTGGCGGGCCCTGCTGCTGTTTGGCCACCACTTCGTCCTCTATGTCCTGATCATGGTGGGGACGCTGCATTCTCCCGGCTGGACGGCCCTCCTGGCGATCCCGGCACTGCTGCTGGTCATCGCCAACGGCATCTGGATGAGCCTGCTCGTCGGCATGCTGTGCCTGCGCCGGCGCGATCTGGGGCCCGCGATCAGCAGCGCCATGCAGATCCTCATGTTCGTGACGCCGGTGTTCTGGCCGAAGACGATGCTCGGGCCCAACCTCGCCTTTGCCGCCGACTACAATCCGTTCTATCACCTCGTCAGGATCGTGCGCGATCCACTGCTGGGCATCGCGCCCGATCTGGTGAGCTGGGTCTGGGTCATCGGGACCCTGGTCGTCGGCTCCGCCGTGACGGTCTGGGCCTATGGCCGCTACCGCGACCGCCTCGCCTACTGGTATTGA
- a CDS encoding class I SAM-dependent methyltransferase — protein MAYREFVGLIHKSTPRDYVARVTQRDKAEVADLALKWDYDYWDGSRETGYGGYKYDGRWRKVADAMVQTYGLKPGMRVLDVGSGKGFLLHDFTEACPGIEVAGIDISAYGVAHTMESVKPFCQVANATKLPFPDNHFDLVVSINTLHNLYNYELWAAFKEIERVSRGGKYICVEGYRNEREKVNLMYWQMTCRAFHTPEEWDFVFKQTGYTGDHEFIFFE, from the coding sequence ATGGCATATCGCGAATTCGTCGGCCTCATCCACAAATCGACGCCGCGCGACTACGTCGCCCGTGTCACGCAGCGCGACAAGGCAGAGGTCGCCGACCTCGCCCTGAAGTGGGACTATGACTACTGGGACGGCAGCCGGGAGACCGGTTATGGCGGCTACAAGTATGACGGCCGCTGGCGCAAGGTCGCCGATGCCATGGTCCAGACCTATGGGCTGAAGCCCGGCATGCGCGTGCTCGACGTCGGCTCGGGAAAGGGGTTCCTGCTGCATGACTTCACCGAAGCCTGCCCGGGCATCGAAGTCGCCGGCATCGACATCTCCGCCTATGGCGTCGCGCATACGATGGAGAGCGTGAAGCCGTTCTGCCAGGTGGCGAACGCCACGAAGCTGCCCTTCCCGGACAACCATTTCGACCTGGTCGTCTCGATCAACACCCTGCACAACCTCTACAACTACGAACTCTGGGCCGCGTTCAAGGAGATCGAGCGCGTCAGCCGCGGCGGCAAATACATCTGCGTCGAAGGCTATCGCAACGAGCGCGAGAAGGTGAACCTGATGTACTGGCAGATGACCTGCCGCGCCTTCCATACGCCCGAAGAGTGGGATTTCGTCTTCAAGCAGACCGGCTACACCGGCGACCACGAATTCATCTTCTTCGAGTGA
- a CDS encoding aminoglycoside phosphotransferase family protein, whose protein sequence is MLDTDELLAAAGRLCAVAERPAPLSLRQLAGGKNNRVFAVATAGGPALILKSYHADQRDPRDRLFAEWSFLAYVWDRGVRAVPEPLAQERASHTALYALVPGEKLDAGDITSDHIAQAARFICAANGAPREPDRLQPGSEACFSLADHVATVDRRVARLATLDPDAPHRERAETLVRAGLVPAWAKVRETITAASDAATLPTEVQCISPSDFGFHNALVDGSGRVSFIDFEYAGRDDPAKLVCDFFCCPEIPVPLRHRGAFIDSLAEGLGLDAAFRLRCDLLLDAYRIKWACIILNDFLPMDAARRDFANPGARDVRCAAQLDKAVAKLAEIGLR, encoded by the coding sequence ATGCTCGACACCGATGAACTCCTCGCCGCTGCAGGACGGCTCTGCGCGGTGGCCGAGCGTCCTGCCCCGCTTTCGCTGCGGCAGCTGGCTGGAGGGAAGAACAATCGCGTCTTCGCCGTCGCGACGGCCGGCGGCCCCGCCCTGATCCTGAAGAGCTACCATGCCGACCAGCGCGACCCGCGCGACCGACTCTTCGCCGAATGGAGCTTCCTGGCCTATGTCTGGGACCGTGGCGTCCGCGCGGTGCCGGAGCCGCTGGCGCAGGAGCGTGCGAGCCACACCGCGCTCTACGCACTCGTCCCCGGCGAGAAACTCGATGCCGGGGACATCACCTCTGACCACATCGCCCAGGCCGCCCGCTTCATCTGCGCGGCGAATGGCGCGCCACGCGAGCCCGACAGGCTGCAGCCGGGCTCAGAGGCCTGCTTTTCGCTGGCAGACCATGTCGCGACCGTCGACCGTCGCGTCGCAAGGCTCGCCACGCTCGATCCCGACGCACCGCATCGCGAGCGCGCCGAGACGCTGGTGCGAGCCGGACTCGTGCCGGCCTGGGCGAAGGTGCGCGAGACGATCACGGCGGCTTCCGACGCGGCCACCCTGCCCACGGAAGTCCAGTGCATCTCCCCCTCGGACTTCGGCTTCCACAACGCGCTTGTCGACGGCTCCGGCCGCGTCAGCTTCATCGATTTCGAATATGCCGGGCGCGACGACCCGGCCAAGCTCGTCTGCGACTTCTTCTGCTGCCCGGAGATTCCTGTCCCGCTCCGGCACCGCGGCGCCTTCATCGACAGCCTGGCTGAGGGCCTCGGACTCGACGCCGCCTTCCGGCTGCGCTGCGATCTGCTGCTCGACGCGTACCGAATCAAGTGGGCCTGCATCATCCTGAACGATTTCCTGCCGATGGATGCGGCCCGCCGCGACTTCGCCAATCCCGGCGCGCGCGATGTGCGTTGCGCCGCCCAACTCGACAAGGCCGTCGCGAAACTCGCTGAAATCGGCCTCCGCTAG
- a CDS encoding zinc-binding dehydrogenase, whose product MKTLAALLVQTGQPLELVEIEIPALKPGQVLVEIAYSGACGTQVMEARGLKGEDKWVPHCLGHEGTGTVLEAGSAVTKVKAGDKVVLSWIKGSGIEAGGAVYMWGDRKVNAGGVTTFQRHAVVSENRLTLVPENLPMDVAVLLGCAAPTGMGAVYNVLKLQPGDSIAIFGTGGIGLNACLAAALGGASPVIGIDPSPTRRALAKTYGATHVIDPTGVDVIAEIKKIVPQGVDVAVEASGIPAVMDQAINATRQQGGRAVVIGNAKYGAELKLNPGVFNQGKSLMGTWGGDSVPDRDYGRYGRLLGGGRFPVKGLLSAPYSLAQASQALDDLADGKVGRPLIDMSL is encoded by the coding sequence ATGAAAACCCTCGCCGCCCTCCTCGTCCAGACCGGCCAGCCGCTCGAACTCGTCGAGATCGAGATCCCGGCGCTGAAGCCCGGCCAGGTCCTGGTCGAAATCGCTTATTCCGGCGCCTGCGGCACGCAGGTGATGGAGGCGCGCGGCCTCAAGGGCGAGGACAAGTGGGTTCCCCATTGCCTCGGCCATGAGGGCACCGGAACGGTTCTGGAGGCTGGCTCCGCTGTCACCAAGGTCAAGGCCGGCGACAAGGTCGTGCTGTCCTGGATCAAGGGCTCGGGCATCGAGGCGGGCGGCGCGGTCTACATGTGGGGTGACAGGAAGGTGAACGCCGGCGGCGTCACCACCTTCCAGCGCCATGCCGTCGTCAGCGAGAACCGCCTGACGCTGGTTCCCGAGAACCTGCCGATGGATGTCGCCGTGCTGCTCGGCTGCGCCGCGCCGACCGGCATGGGCGCCGTCTACAATGTGCTCAAGCTGCAGCCCGGCGACTCGATCGCGATCTTCGGCACCGGCGGCATCGGGCTCAACGCCTGTCTCGCCGCTGCCCTGGGCGGGGCCTCGCCGGTGATCGGCATCGATCCCAGCCCGACCCGCCGCGCGCTCGCCAAGACCTATGGCGCGACCCATGTCATCGATCCGACCGGCGTCGACGTGATTGCCGAGATCAAGAAGATCGTGCCGCAGGGCGTCGATGTCGCCGTCGAGGCCTCGGGCATCCCGGCGGTGATGGACCAGGCGATCAACGCGACGCGCCAGCAGGGCGGCCGCGCCGTCGTCATCGGCAACGCGAAATACGGCGCCGAACTCAAGCTCAATCCGGGCGTGTTCAACCAGGGCAAGAGCCTGATGGGCACCTGGGGTGGCGACAGCGTTCCCGATCGCGATTACGGCCGCTATGGCCGCCTGCTCGGCGGCGGTCGCTTCCCGGTCAAGGGCCTGCTCTCGGCGCCCTATTCGCTGGCTCAGGCCAGCCAGGCGCTCGACGATCTCGCCGATGGCAAGGTCGGGCGGCCGCTCATCGACATGAGCCTCTAG
- a CDS encoding transketolase family protein, translated as MRNAFADELTSLGNDDPRLVMLSGDIGNKLFDKFRAAHPERFINCGVAEQNMTGVAAGLAMSGMRPVTYTITPFCTTRCLEQIRTDAAYHDVPVTIVSVGAGLAYAGLGPTHHACEDIAFLRAIPNMIVIAPGDAWEVRAALRAVMQQNKPAYIRMGKKGEPLVHKGRLENFKIGESITIEQGSDVCLLSTGNMLPEVVEAAHALKAKGVSAEVVSFHTVKPLDEKRLQDAFSRYKLVATIEEHSLIGGFGSAVAEWIVDAGIAPKKFLRFGTPDAFFKKSGEQEFAREQLELTGHQIADRILHKLA; from the coding sequence ATGAGAAACGCATTCGCGGACGAGCTGACCAGCCTCGGCAATGACGACCCCCGTCTCGTCATGCTGTCGGGCGACATCGGCAACAAGCTGTTCGACAAGTTCCGGGCGGCGCATCCGGAGCGCTTCATCAACTGCGGCGTCGCCGAGCAGAACATGACCGGCGTGGCCGCCGGGCTTGCCATGTCGGGCATGCGGCCGGTGACCTACACGATCACCCCCTTCTGCACGACGCGCTGCCTGGAGCAGATCCGCACCGATGCCGCCTATCACGATGTCCCGGTGACGATCGTTTCGGTCGGAGCGGGCCTCGCCTATGCCGGGCTGGGGCCGACGCACCACGCCTGCGAGGACATCGCCTTCCTGCGTGCCATTCCGAACATGATCGTGATCGCGCCCGGCGACGCCTGGGAGGTCCGCGCGGCGCTGCGTGCCGTCATGCAGCAGAACAAGCCGGCCTATATCCGCATGGGCAAGAAGGGCGAGCCCCTGGTCCACAAGGGCCGGCTCGAGAACTTCAAGATCGGCGAATCGATCACCATCGAGCAGGGCAGCGATGTCTGCCTGCTGTCGACCGGCAACATGCTGCCTGAGGTCGTCGAGGCCGCGCATGCCCTGAAGGCGAAGGGTGTCTCGGCCGAGGTGGTGAGCTTCCACACCGTCAAGCCGCTCGACGAGAAGCGGCTCCAGGATGCGTTCTCGCGCTACAAGCTCGTCGCGACCATCGAGGAACACTCGCTGATCGGCGGCTTCGGCTCGGCGGTCGCCGAGTGGATCGTCGATGCCGGCATCGCACCGAAGAAGTTCCTGCGCTTCGGCACGCCCGACGCCTTCTTCAAGAAGTCCGGCGAGCAGGAGTTCGCCCGCGAACAGCTCGAACTGACCGGCCACCAGATCGCCGACCGCATCCTGCACAAGCTCGCCTGA
- a CDS encoding transketolase has product MNAAYREPDVAALKARAAQLRGTVVTMCHDSSSAHLGSSLSCLDVLTAAYWHVLNIDPANPTDPDRDRFILSKGHAAMALYATLANRGYFPVEELKTYNQDNGRLAEHPPANLLPGVEAATGSLGHGLPIGIGMAVAGRIQKRNYKVYALLSDGENNEGSVWEGAMFASAQKLENLCVIVDYNKWQATARSNETLMLAPLAEKWRAFGWDAHEIDGHDVGELARRMQTLPNGSGKPVALIAHTVKGKGVSFMEDDNNWHYRAPTAEEVVKAHKELGLL; this is encoded by the coding sequence ATGAACGCCGCATATCGAGAGCCCGACGTCGCCGCCCTGAAGGCCAGGGCGGCGCAACTGCGCGGAACCGTGGTCACCATGTGCCATGACTCCAGCTCGGCCCATCTGGGCTCGTCCCTGTCCTGTCTCGATGTCCTGACGGCCGCCTACTGGCACGTGCTGAACATCGATCCGGCGAACCCCACCGATCCAGATCGCGACCGCTTCATCCTCTCGAAGGGTCATGCGGCGATGGCGCTCTATGCGACGCTCGCCAACCGCGGCTATTTCCCGGTCGAAGAGCTGAAGACCTACAATCAGGACAATGGCCGCCTCGCCGAGCACCCGCCGGCGAATCTGCTGCCCGGCGTCGAGGCGGCGACCGGCTCGCTCGGCCACGGGCTGCCGATCGGCATCGGCATGGCGGTGGCCGGTCGCATCCAGAAGCGCAACTACAAGGTCTACGCCCTGCTCTCCGACGGCGAGAACAACGAGGGCTCGGTCTGGGAAGGCGCGATGTTCGCGTCCGCCCAGAAGCTGGAGAACCTCTGCGTCATCGTCGACTACAACAAGTGGCAGGCGACCGCGCGCTCTAACGAGACGCTGATGCTGGCCCCGCTCGCGGAGAAATGGCGCGCCTTCGGCTGGGACGCCCATGAGATCGACGGCCATGACGTCGGCGAACTCGCGCGCCGGATGCAGACGCTGCCGAACGGTTCGGGCAAGCCCGTCGCCCTGATCGCCCACACGGTCAAGGGCAAGGGCGTCTCCTTCATGGAGGACGACAACAACTGGCACTACCGTGCCCCGACCGCCGAAGAGGTCGTCAAGGCGCATAAGGAGCTCGGCCTGCTATGA
- a CDS encoding GDP-mannose 4,6-dehydratase: protein MASGVKFLVLGSNSFSGAFFCDYLAEQGHDVIATSRSKEPHRAFLPYKWKKRPGTVRFKRIDINKDLPALEALLKAERPTHVVNFAAQSMVGESWIHPDHWMMTNVVSTVRLHDLLRNYDGLERYVHVTTPEAYGSTEGWVKEDHAFNPSTPYAVSRAAGDMSLRTYFQQYQFPVLFTRAANVYGPGQQLYRIIPRTIYAAMTGQKLRLDGGGKSIRVFIHMRDVSDATLKIALKGATGETYHISGYELVSIRTCVETILSTLGKNFDDCVEIGPERPGKDTAYTLDSIKLRTELGWQDKISLADGIADTINWMRRFEADLPSLPSKYIHKA, encoded by the coding sequence ATGGCGTCAGGCGTCAAGTTTCTCGTTCTCGGCTCGAACTCCTTTTCGGGCGCCTTCTTCTGTGACTATCTGGCCGAGCAGGGCCATGACGTCATCGCGACCAGCCGCTCGAAGGAGCCGCACCGCGCCTTCCTGCCCTACAAGTGGAAGAAGCGCCCGGGCACCGTCCGCTTCAAGCGCATCGACATCAACAAGGACCTTCCGGCGCTCGAGGCGTTGCTGAAGGCGGAGCGGCCGACGCATGTCGTCAATTTCGCCGCCCAGTCGATGGTCGGCGAGAGCTGGATCCACCCCGACCACTGGATGATGACGAACGTCGTCTCGACGGTGCGGCTGCACGATCTGCTGCGCAACTACGACGGCCTGGAGCGCTATGTCCACGTCACCACGCCGGAGGCCTATGGCTCGACCGAAGGCTGGGTGAAGGAAGACCACGCCTTCAACCCGTCGACGCCCTATGCCGTGTCACGCGCCGCCGGCGACATGAGCCTGCGGACCTACTTCCAGCAGTACCAGTTCCCCGTTCTGTTCACCCGCGCCGCCAATGTCTATGGCCCCGGCCAGCAGCTCTACCGCATCATCCCGCGCACGATCTATGCGGCGATGACCGGCCAGAAGCTCAGGCTGGACGGCGGCGGCAAGTCGATCCGCGTTTTCATCCATATGCGCGACGTCTCGGACGCCACGCTGAAGATCGCGCTCAAGGGTGCGACCGGCGAAACCTACCACATCTCGGGCTACGAGCTGGTCTCGATCCGCACCTGCGTCGAGACCATCCTGTCGACGCTCGGCAAGAACTTCGACGATTGTGTCGAGATCGGCCCCGAGCGCCCTGGCAAGGACACCGCGTACACGCTGGATTCGATCAAGCTGCGGACCGAACTCGGCTGGCAGGACAAGATCTCGCTCGCGGACGGCATTGCCGACACGATCAACTGGATGCGCCGCTTCGAGGCCGACCTGCCGTCTCTTCCCTCCAAATACATCCATAAGGCGTAA
- a CDS encoding SIS domain-containing protein, with protein sequence MRRVDHDLAREADMAELSDPTDHFKDYSARLAQTLQAFDWAPVKALAEDLFGCWQEKRQLFLIGNGGSAGNANHLANDFMYPLSKTLGSGIRAHALTENPAVLACLANDEGYDHVFTYQLAVMANPGDILLAFSGSGNSPNILKALEEAKRRGVKSYAVVGFGGGKAKEMADVAIHFPVDDMQIAEDTQTILGHMIVQWLYKHRHHVKAA encoded by the coding sequence TTGCGACGCGTCGATCACGATCTGGCCCGGGAGGCCGACATGGCGGAACTGAGCGATCCGACGGATCACTTCAAGGACTATTCGGCGCGCCTCGCGCAGACCCTGCAGGCTTTCGACTGGGCGCCCGTGAAGGCGCTGGCGGAGGATCTGTTCGGCTGCTGGCAGGAGAAGCGTCAGCTTTTCCTGATCGGCAATGGCGGCAGCGCCGGCAACGCGAATCATCTCGCCAACGACTTCATGTATCCGCTGTCGAAGACGCTGGGCTCGGGCATCCGGGCTCACGCCCTGACCGAGAACCCCGCGGTCCTGGCCTGTCTCGCCAATGACGAAGGCTACGACCATGTCTTCACCTATCAGCTCGCGGTGATGGCCAATCCGGGCGACATCCTGCTGGCCTTCTCGGGCAGCGGAAACTCCCCCAACATCCTGAAAGCCCTCGAAGAAGCGAAGCGCCGTGGGGTCAAATCCTATGCCGTCGTCGGCTTCGGCGGCGGCAAGGCCAAGGAGATGGCGGATGTGGCGATCCACTTCCCCGTCGACGACATGCAGATCGCCGAGGATACGCAGACGATTCTTGGCCACATGATCGTGCAGTGGCTGTACAAGCACCGGCATCACGTCAAGGCAGCGTAG
- a CDS encoding NAD-dependent epimerase/dehydratase family protein, translated as MNIFVTGACGYKGTVLVPKLLEKGHTVRAFDIQWFGNFLRPHPNLEVVKGDIRNSEEVNLDGIDVIIHLSSVANDPCSDLDPKLTWEISCLATMQLADRAKRKGIKHFIYASSGSVYGVSDEPQVTEDLELFPISEYNKTKMCGERILLSYADDMTVQIVRPATVCGFSPRMRLDVAVNLLTMQALTKGKITVLGGDQTRPNIHMDDITDLYIFLMENPQHTGVYNAGFENISILDIAKMVAEHVGAEIEVKPSNDPRSYRVNSDRLLATGFRPKKTVDDAIKEIVGLYRQGALKEEDRFHNLKWMMKTVLPAQAAAE; from the coding sequence ATGAACATTTTCGTCACCGGCGCTTGCGGCTACAAGGGCACAGTGCTGGTTCCGAAGCTGCTCGAAAAGGGGCACACCGTCCGCGCCTTCGACATCCAGTGGTTCGGCAATTTCCTGCGTCCCCACCCCAATCTCGAGGTGGTGAAGGGCGACATTCGCAACAGCGAAGAAGTTAATCTCGACGGCATCGACGTCATCATCCACCTGTCGAGCGTCGCCAACGATCCCTGCTCGGATCTCGACCCGAAGCTGACCTGGGAAATCAGCTGCCTCGCCACCATGCAGCTCGCCGACAGGGCCAAGCGCAAGGGCATCAAGCACTTCATCTATGCCTCGTCCGGCTCGGTCTACGGCGTCTCCGACGAGCCGCAGGTGACCGAGGATCTCGAGCTGTTCCCGATCTCCGAGTACAACAAGACCAAGATGTGCGGTGAGCGCATCCTGTTGTCCTATGCGGACGACATGACGGTGCAGATCGTCCGCCCGGCGACGGTGTGCGGCTTCTCCCCGCGGATGCGCCTGGACGTCGCCGTCAACCTGCTGACGATGCAGGCGCTGACCAAGGGCAAGATCACGGTGCTCGGCGGCGACCAGACGCGCCCCAACATCCATATGGACGACATCACCGATCTCTACATCTTCCTGATGGAGAACCCGCAGCACACCGGCGTGTACAATGCGGGCTTCGAGAACATCTCGATCCTCGACATCGCCAAGATGGTGGCCGAGCATGTCGGCGCCGAGATCGAGGTGAAGCCGTCCAACGATCCGCGCAGCTACCGCGTCAACTCCGACCGGCTGCTCGCGACCGGCTTCAGGCCCAAGAAGACCGTCGACGACGCGATCAAGGAGATCGTCGGCCTCTATCGCCAGGGCGCGCTCAAGGAAGAAGATCGCTTCCACAATCTCAAGTGGATGATGAAGACGGTTCTGCCTGCACAAGCGGCCGCCGAATAA
- a CDS encoding PfkB family carbohydrate kinase: MNKMTDLTDLEEAADATREALTSVSAIRTLAGDSKRIAFVSGNFNAVHPGHLRLLRFAAENADILVVGINSDRTPGVTVPQALRKEGIEAISFVTYAVALTGAPEEFVAELQPHVVVKGKEFAERENAEKPVVEGYGGKLIFSSGEVRFSSISLLQRDYAEPNFHTIKLPADYPFRHGFDHQDLRGCLDRFTGLRVLVIGDLIVDKYINCDPLGMSQEDPTIVVTPIEHKTFVGGAGIVAAHAQGLGADVRFFTVVGDDEAARYAEEALGRYNVKVEFFQDRSRPTTVKERYRANGKTLLRVNHLRQHAIEAELQARILDRVKAVVADIDLILFSDFNYGMLPQPLVEAISALAAGRKVMMGADSQSSSQLADISRFKGMDIITPTEREARLALRDFESGLVIVAERLRRLAGAGSVIVTLGSEGLLIHGSKDGIERSDRLPAFNTAPKDAAGAGDSLFTTLALARCAGVDIWRGTYLGSVAAACQVSRVGNTPLTRQDLIQEFEQATVTRI, translated from the coding sequence ATGAACAAGATGACCGATCTCACGGACCTCGAGGAAGCGGCTGATGCCACCCGGGAAGCGCTGACCAGCGTCTCCGCCATCCGCACGCTCGCTGGCGACAGCAAGCGCATCGCGTTCGTGTCCGGCAACTTCAATGCGGTCCATCCCGGTCACCTGCGGCTGCTGCGCTTCGCGGCCGAAAACGCCGACATTCTCGTCGTCGGCATCAATTCCGACCGGACGCCGGGCGTCACTGTCCCGCAGGCCCTGCGCAAGGAAGGCATCGAGGCGATTTCCTTCGTCACCTATGCGGTCGCTCTGACCGGCGCCCCCGAGGAATTCGTCGCGGAACTGCAGCCCCATGTCGTGGTCAAGGGCAAGGAGTTCGCGGAGCGCGAGAACGCCGAGAAGCCGGTCGTCGAAGGCTATGGCGGCAAGCTCATCTTCTCGTCGGGCGAAGTTCGCTTCTCATCGATCAGCCTGCTGCAGCGCGATTATGCCGAACCGAATTTCCACACCATCAAGCTGCCGGCCGATTATCCGTTTCGCCATGGCTTCGACCATCAGGACCTCAGGGGCTGTCTCGACCGGTTCACCGGCCTGCGGGTCCTGGTCATCGGTGACCTGATCGTCGACAAATACATCAACTGCGATCCACTCGGGATGTCGCAGGAAGACCCGACCATCGTCGTCACACCGATCGAGCACAAGACCTTCGTCGGCGGTGCCGGCATCGTCGCGGCCCATGCGCAGGGGCTCGGCGCCGATGTGCGCTTCTTCACGGTGGTCGGCGACGACGAGGCGGCCCGGTACGCCGAGGAAGCGCTCGGTCGCTACAACGTCAAGGTCGAGTTCTTCCAGGACCGTTCCCGTCCGACCACGGTCAAGGAGCGCTATCGCGCCAATGGCAAGACGCTTCTGCGCGTCAACCACCTGCGCCAGCATGCGATCGAGGCAGAGCTTCAGGCCCGCATCCTCGACCGCGTCAAGGCCGTCGTGGCCGATATCGATCTGATCCTGTTCTCCGACTTCAATTACGGCATGCTGCCGCAGCCGCTCGTCGAGGCAATTTCGGCGCTGGCGGCGGGCCGCAAGGTGATGATGGGCGCCGATAGCCAGTCGTCTTCGCAACTCGCCGACATCTCGCGCTTCAAGGGCATGGACATCATCACGCCGACCGAACGCGAGGCGCGTCTGGCGCTGCGCGATTTCGAGTCGGGCCTCGTCATCGTGGCCGAGCGGCTGCGGCGCCTCGCGGGCGCGGGCAGCGTCATCGTCACGCTGGGGTCCGAGGGTTTGCTGATCCATGGCAGCAAGGACGGCATCGAGCGTTCGGACCGGTTGCCCGCCTTCAACACGGCGCCCAAGGACGCCGCCGGCGCGGGCGATTCGCTGTTCACCACGCTTGCTCTCGCCCGCTGTGCCGGCGTCGATATCTGGCGCGGCACCTATCTCGGCTCGGTGGCTGCGGCCTGCCAGGTCTCACGCGTCGGCAATACGCCGCTGACACGCCAGGACCTGATTCAGGAGTTCGAGCAGGCGACCGTAACCCGGATCTGA